The Nitrosarchaeum sp. genomic sequence ATACCAAAAGAAAATTAACAATGTATTTCTTTGGCAATGTTTTAAATGTGGCAAAAAATATTTTGTTTCAAACTCTACTGTTGATTACAGCATATCTGAAACTTGGAGTTCTGCTAAATGAAAACTAGTATTTGTAGAATTAGCAGGTAAATTAAAAACTATGTGAAATTTTTTATCTGAAATTAATCTGTCAAATGATATGACTCTTTTATCCTTTGATGATATCCTGCCTACATTTCTGTATTTTATAATAATTTTAGATTTAACTGTACGATTTAATATTTTCAGTAGATAATATCATTAATTCATTATGATGTTTGGTTGGCACATTCAAATGAACAAAACTCATCTTTAAAACTCTGAAATTCTTTCCCACAATGAACACATTCTTTTGCCATTCTCATATTATCTATTATCAGTTTAAGCATATAAGATCGATCAATTTTACGTTTATAGTGGCAAGTGTTATCAGATATTTTTATTGTTTGACACTCATGATTGTTTAAATCAGGCAAAAACGTAGATTATGCATGGGTACTCAAATGACTGCAGCTAGAAGGGGTGTTGCTACAGACGAAATGAAAACCGTGGCAAAAGACGAAGATGTTACATTAGAATGGCTTATCCCTAAAATTGCAAATGGTTCTATTATAATTCCTAGTAATAATGTTAGACCTCAAAAAATTCACAATGTTGGAATTGGTAAGGGTCTTAAAACAAAGGTGAATGTAAACATTGGAACTTCTACACTAAATGTCAACCTTGAAGAAGAAATCGAAAAAGCTAAGGTTGCTGTAAAATATCATGCAGACACATTGATGGATTTAAGCGATGGTGGTGATGTCAAAAAAATACGACGAGCATTATTAGAAGTTACACCTATCACATTTGGAACCGTACCAATCTATGAGGCATATAACTATGGTATTGAAGTTCATAAAAATCCTTTAAATTTAACTGAAGATGATTTTTTAAACGCATTTGAAAATAATGCAAAAGATGGTGTTGATTATACTACTATCCACTGTGGAATAACAAAAGATATCGCAAAAAAAATTCTAAAAGTCAAAAGATATGGCGGTGTAGTGAGCAAGGGTGGAACAATTACTGCTGCTTGGATGCTACGACATGATAAAGAAAATCCGTATTTGACTCATTATGATTACCTCATTGAAATTGCTAAAAAATATGATGTCACATTTAGCTTAGGTGATGCATTACGACCTGGCTCTATTCTTGATTCTCATGATGAACTTCAAGTTCAAGAAATGATACACATGTCTCAACTAACAAAACGTGCTCATGAACAAGATATTCAAGTGATGGTTGAAGGACCAGGACATGTTCCGTTAAATGAAGTTGCAACTAATGTCAGGCTAGCTAAATCTTTGAT encodes the following:
- the thiC gene encoding phosphomethylpyrimidine synthase ThiC, giving the protein MGTQMTAARRGVATDEMKTVAKDEDVTLEWLIPKIANGSIIIPSNNVRPQKIHNVGIGKGLKTKVNVNIGTSTLNVNLEEEIEKAKVAVKYHADTLMDLSDGGDVKKIRRALLEVTPITFGTVPIYEAYNYGIEVHKNPLNLTEDDFLNAFENNAKDGVDYTTIHCGITKDIAKKILKVKRYGGVVSKGGTITAAWMLRHDKENPYLTHYDYLIEIAKKYDVTFSLGDALRPGSILDSHDELQVQEMIHMSQLTKRAHEQDIQVMVEGPGHVPLNEVATNVRLAKSLIGDVPYYVLGPLVTDVASGHDHIASAIGAAVSASEGVDLLCYLTPSEHLALPNTDEVKAGLIAYRIAAHAADLVKLREKAIKWDMAMTEARRTLDWEKQIALSIDPEEAAKIHSRTGQRPGNNVPCTMCGGACVYVMLPQQRKYDKEEKLQQI